Sequence from the Leptospira johnsonii genome:
CACTCGAAGAAAATCCAAAAGTTTGGGCTGATTTCGAGTTAATGGATTTTCCTACTCTTTTTGTAGCCGGTAAGTTAGACAATATCGCGACGTCAGAATCCATTCATCCAGTATATCGCAGAAAAAGAGGATTCACTCAGTTTTTAGAAGCAGGACGCGACAATGGAGGAAAGATAGACTACGATCACCTTTCCTTATTTGCGCATGAATCCGCTCCTTCGGATATCTATCAAAAGATAGCAGATTGGTTAGCTAAGAAGAAGGGAGAGTAGAAGCTCCTACAGACCCAAAGGGTTCTTAAATTCTTTTTTAGGTTTAACTGGAGAACAAAGTTCTCGAATGCGATTCCATTCTTTATTAGATATTCCTAATTTTCCTTTAGGATATTCAGGATGAGAGATGATATTCTTTACATATTCAATCCTGTCTTCTGTGGCAGGATGAGAACTTAAAAAATCAGGGACCTTTACTGTCTCTTGCTCTTCTTCTCCCTCTACAGGAGCATCGTATTCTTCTTGGATCCTTTTAAAAAAGGTTAGGAAACCTTCTCCGGTTAAATTTGATTTTTTTAACTTTTCTAAAGCAACCTCGTCCGCTTCGGACTCGTATTCTCTGGAAAATTTTTGGTCATATATGGTAACACTTAAGACCTCATACAGAGAGTCCATATTTTCCAACATGTCTACTCCCTCGAAACCGGAACCGATACCTAAGGATAATAATAAAACATTTCCGGCAGAGCTGATCTGCCTTCGAACCCCATGTCTTTTATGAATATGAGCCATCTCGTGAGCCAATACTCCTGCAAGTTCTTCCGGAGTTTCCGTCTTTTTTAAAAGTTCCGTAAAAACTACTATGGTCCCGCCAGGCATAGCGAATGCGTTAAACACCTCGTCATCGATCACTATAATATTGTAATCAAAAGGATCGTCCACGTCCTTCAGCTTCTTGCTGATCTTCTTCATGGTAGATTTTAAACTGGGAGAAGAACATTCGGAAAAATAATCTCGGACCCATCCGGACATTACCTCGGATTGTTTTTTATCGTAACTGGTGGGGACAAAAATATAGGCGTAAGAAAGTACTGTATTATAAACAGAAAAAGCCAAAAATGCGGTCAGAATTAAAGCTCCAATCTTAAGAGCGAAGTTCGTATTCTGCCAAATATCCAAAAATGGGAATTTCTTCTGGGACTTTCTTCCTACAAGGATAGAACTATAACTTTCCTTTGAGTAGAATACGATAACGAAACTAAACCTAGGATTTTCCGGATTTCGGATCTCTAATCTGAATTCCCTTCCAACAGGATCTAGGTTTAGAATATCAGAATATTGAAAACTAAAGGATTTCTGTTCCGATAGAAATACTAGTTTGTCTTTCTCCGGAACCAGATCTCCTTGAAAAGGAATCGCGGTTTTTCCATCGTATAGTTTATCTTTCATTCGTAATGTCTCGGATCGGAATTAATCAAAGATGTCCGCCAAGGCCTCCAAAGAACTTTCAAATCCTTCGGCCAATGCGGAAGCTCCCTTATCATATTCAGGCTGGATCTGTGTAAGATCCGGTTCCACTTCCAAGGAAATCGCTTCGTAGAATAATTTATACCAAATTACCGCAATCCATGGAAATACTAAGCCTATTGTAAAAAGGATCGAAACATAAGAAATAATCGTATAAACTAATATATCTTCTCCCTTTAAATCGGATTTAAACCTGATCCCGTTTACGGTGGTTTGATTCCAATAATAGTTATAAACATTTGCCTGCCACCAAGAAGCATAAAACCCTAATGTAGGCAAAATAAGAAGGAAACCTTTCAGATGGATCCAGAATAAAGATCCTCCTGTACCATGAAACTTAAATCCAGCGTTCCCGTAATATGTATTCTCTATCTGGAATCTTTTCAAACGGATCGTAAACCAAGAAGAATAAAATCCGAAAGTGACGATTATAAGAGGAAGTCCAACCAGAAAAATTTTAACAAGTTCTAGGACTCTTCCTGCAAAATGAAATCTGATATTGTTGTAGGACGTCCTACTTAAATGGAATCTTAATCTTCCCACAAAAATAAAAGGTCCTAATATGTATAAGAGAAGAAAGATCGGAATTACGTTGGAGAGAGGTTCAAGCTCTGCAGTAAACACCCACCATTTCAAAGGGAATTTAATCGCGCAAAATAATATAATCGCGATCGGAGCTGCTTTCAAAAATCCTAAAAATCTTTCCAGACCAGTAGCATGAAAATCGAATCTTTGTCCTAAGAAAATAGTATGTTGTCTTAAGTATCTTTCTACCCTTACTCTTGCCCAAAAAGAATAAATACCTAAGGTACTGATCGTAGCTAAAGCATTAAAAAGATATAATTTAAGTAGGTCCCATCCGTCTCCGTCAAACTTGGCGCGAGTCGTTGAATTTTCCATTCGATTCTCCTGAAATATACTCTCTGATTACTTATCCCGGTCGTTTCCAATCCAGTCGGTCCAGGACCTTTTTTATATCTTCCCAGACATCTCTTTTTAAGGGACTATTCTCTCCACCGTTGCGGATTACGTAGCTAGGATGATACGTCGGCATAACAGGGATCCCATGAAAGTCTCCCCAATGTCCTCTGAGTTTGGTAATCCCTTCTTTGGTTCTCAGGATAAATCTAGTGGAAGGATTTCCTAAGGTTATGATCACCTTCGGTTGTATGATAGAGATTTGTCTAAGCAAAAAAGGAGAACATGCAATCACTTCGTCGTCTTCGGGAGGTCTGTCTTTTTCGAATTTTAGGTCCACAGTAGGTCTGCATTTAGTAATGTTCGCGATGTAAACACTGTCTCTCGGAACTCCCATCCCTCTTTCTATAATTCGAGTTAATAATTCTCCTGCCTTTCCTACAAAGGGCCTGCCAGTAAGGTCCTCTTGTTTGCCCGGACCTTCTCCTATGAACATGACTTCTGCATTCGGATTCCCTTCTCCGAAAACGGTTTGGGTCCGAGTCGTACTCAATTTACATCGAACACAGGGAGCCACTTCTTTGGCGATGATCTCCAGCTCTTGTTCTTTTGAAATTTCACTCATACCTGCTCTTATCGATAAAGAGAACCCGTTATCCTGCAACCAATTTCTAAAAAAGTGGCTGGAAGATTTTGAACCATTCTTTATTTTAGAACCATGCACGGGCATCATCATCACTCCCACGATGATCATCATGGACACTCGCATTCCGGCGATCCTCATTCGACTTCTATGCCCGAAAACTCTCGTGCATTCTTCTTCGCATTTCTTTTAAACTTCGGATTTGCTGGGATCGAATTTGTAGGTGGATATTTTTTTGATAGTTTAGCTATTCTTTCGGACTCACTGCATGATCTGGGAGACAGCGGTTTCCTAGCTCTTGCATGGATCTTTCAAAAGATCGCGGCAAAACCAAGGACCCAAACTTTCACATTCGGCTACAGAAGACTCAGCCTTTCTGCTGCATTAGTAAATTCTTTTGTTCTATTCTTAGGATCTTTCGGGATCTTATTCTTTGCTGTTTCCAAATTGAAAGAACCGGGTTCCCCAAACGGTTGGGGAATGTTAGGACTTTCTATATTAGGTGTGATCGTAAACGGAGCAGCTTTATTCAAATTAAAGAATAGTTCCGGCTTAAATGCAAAGACCGCGTTCCTTCATCTTCTGGAAGATGTACTTGGATGGGTTGCAGTATTCTTCGGCAGTATCGCTTTGATCTTATTCGGTTGGTCTTGGGTGGACCCGGTCTTATCCATCGTAATCTCTCTTTGGGTTGGGATCCAATCCTTCCGCAATTTAAGAAAGATCTTATTACTACACTTACAATCTTCTCCCGAAGGGATCGATACAAAAGAATTAGAAAATCGGATCTTAAAATTGAAAGGAGTTCTCTCCGTTCATGACCTTCATCTTTGGTCTATGGATGGAGATTATCATGTTCTCACACTTCATGTGGGTGTTCAGGAAACTTCTATCGCACAAGCTCAGAAGTTAAAGGAGAAGATCCGTAATATCACCAAAGAATTCCATATCCCTCATGCAACCGTGGAAGTAGAACCTGCAGGCGCAGAATGTCCTTACCAGGAATGCTGATCAATGGATCCTAAATGAATCGACTAAATCCCTAAGCCTATTTGTTTGCGAATTCATTTCGGAAGCCCTAGCTTTCAAAGTTTTTGCCGACCCGTTCGACTCCTCGACTGACTCATTGATCCGATATACTTTGGATGCTATTTCTTGCAATGCGCTCTTTTGTTCGTTCGTACTCGCGTTGATCGACATCGATCTTTCTTTTATCGCAATTATAGATTCTTCCAGTTTATCCTTAATTTTCAATTCCTCTGGAAGAAGAAGAATCATTTCATTCAATCCTGAAAAAATAGAATCGACCCCGGAAGTGATTACCCTCCAGGAATTTACAGAAGTACCCACTGCAACCTTGCCTGCCTTAGCCTCTTCCGAATTATTTGCCACTATTTTCCGTATTTCTAATATACTTTGAGAAGTCTGATCGGCTAATTTCGTTATTTCGGAAGCGACCACGGCGAACCCTCTCCCAGCTTCTCCGGCCCTTGCGGATTCTATGGATGCGTTAAGCGCAAGCAATTCCACTTTTTCCGCAATTTCATTTATAATATCCACAATTTTTCCGATTTTGTCCGAACTGTTGGAAATACCCTCGATCGTCTTTACAAGGAAACTTAGATCCGATTCACTTTCGTTTGCGACTTGTTTCATACTTTCCGTTGCGGTTTTAACAATTTGAATCCCGTTCGAGATTTTTTCGATGAGGATCGATAGCTCACCGGCTTTCTCAGTTAGAAGAGATAAACTTTCGATCTCTTGTTCAACCGTGCCAGTTACGAATTCCGAAGAGGACGCAATTTCTTCTGTGGTAGCGCTCAACTCTTGGATCGAGGAAAAATTATCGGTAGAAGTTTTTTCTAAAGAATCGGAAACGGACATATTCAAATCGGCTATCTCCCTTAATCCTTCCGTAACTTTGATTACATCAGTTAAGACCAATCGAATTCTTTCGACGAAGGTATTAAAACTTACCGCTATTTCTCCGAATTCCGCGCCGGCATTCTCATCCAATCGTTGAGTTAGATCCCCTTTTCCTACAGCGATACCTTCCATCCTTTTTACGACTTTCCTGATCTGGGAAGATACTTTGGATAAAGTGATCGCTAGTCCAATAGCAGGGATTGAAAGCAAAACGAAAATGAAGGCGAGTATGGAATAATTGCGGACCTTCAAACCGCTTATTCGTTTTACTAAACCTGCCTGTAGAGAGCTGGAAGCTGCCTTGTATAGTTCTTCCGTGTTTAAGGAATTTTTATACAATTCTTCGGATAGAAGTCGCCTATAATCATTTGAATCGTTTACATTAGATATCAGCTCGTTTAATTTCTCCAATCCAATCTTAAAATTCGAATAAGGAACTTGAAGGTGTTCTTTATATTCCGGACTGGATTCAAGTATCACCGAAAGCCCTCTATCCATGCCAGAAATAGTCTCAGTTAAGACTCCGGATTTAGCGACAAGACGGACTTGGAAACTTTCGAATTTAGTTCCCCGTTCCTGATTCAGTCGCTCGATCTCTTCCAGCAATTTATAAAGCATAGGGATACGTATGAGTACGATGTCCATTAAGTAGTACGTATCCAAATCCGGATCTAATATAAGATTCGAGATATCTCCGATATGATTATTCAATTTTAAAAGATTGGAGATTTGTTTTTCCGACAATTCGGACGTTCCATTATCGGGGAATTCCTTTCTGGATGATTCCCAAGAAGACGCTAACCCCTCTTTCAGTTCCGAATTCTTGTAATCGTGATCAAAAGTTGCAATCCTATCGGACCAATCGGTTTTTTGATCCTTCCAAAGGCGCATTACGCTTCTTAATAAATGAACGCCGGATAATTCCTTTTCCGCGAACTCGATCCGGATGTTTTGCTCTGAAACTAAAAAATAAATTATGAATGGGTAAGGGAGGGAAAGAAATGCGGATAAAAATAAAAGCCTTTGCCAGATTTTCCAATTTTTCATTTTTCCCCGCTGCGAACATTTTTTAACTCTTTGGATTGATTATGACGAGGCAAAAGATCTAAATTAACGATTCCTAGGGTTGAAAATTATCAATACTTACGATATTCAGCTTTTGGTTGAAGAAATCTATCCCTTATCGGCTCTTTACGAACGTAAACTTTCCCCTCCCCGATCGGAAGCATCTAGGACATAATTGTATTTCATTTTGACCTGATAAGCTGGAACTCATTTTAATTCGGCACTTTTAGAACAAACCTTCTCTACTTGACAGCCCGGAAACGACCCGGATTTTGGTTGGTATGAACCAAAAAACAGCTAAACTTCTCAAAAAATACGCGGAAGCAAAAGGTATTAACGAGAAACAGATTAAACGTGAATGGCTGGTATTAAACGAATTTCAGAAGGACCAAAAAAAACAGGAAATC
This genomic interval carries:
- a CDS encoding cation diffusion facilitator family transporter, producing MHGHHHHSHDDHHGHSHSGDPHSTSMPENSRAFFFAFLLNFGFAGIEFVGGYFFDSLAILSDSLHDLGDSGFLALAWIFQKIAAKPRTQTFTFGYRRLSLSAALVNSFVLFLGSFGILFFAVSKLKEPGSPNGWGMLGLSILGVIVNGAALFKLKNSSGLNAKTAFLHLLEDVLGWVAVFFGSIALILFGWSWVDPVLSIVISLWVGIQSFRNLRKILLLHLQSSPEGIDTKELENRILKLKGVLSVHDLHLWSMDGDYHVLTLHVGVQETSIAQAQKLKEKIRNITKEFHIPHATVEVEPAGAECPYQEC
- a CDS encoding methyl-accepting chemotaxis protein; translated protein: MKNWKIWQRLLFLSAFLSLPYPFIIYFLVSEQNIRIEFAEKELSGVHLLRSVMRLWKDQKTDWSDRIATFDHDYKNSELKEGLASSWESSRKEFPDNGTSELSEKQISNLLKLNNHIGDISNLILDPDLDTYYLMDIVLIRIPMLYKLLEEIERLNQERGTKFESFQVRLVAKSGVLTETISGMDRGLSVILESSPEYKEHLQVPYSNFKIGLEKLNELISNVNDSNDYRRLLSEELYKNSLNTEELYKAASSSLQAGLVKRISGLKVRNYSILAFIFVLLSIPAIGLAITLSKVSSQIRKVVKRMEGIAVGKGDLTQRLDENAGAEFGEIAVSFNTFVERIRLVLTDVIKVTEGLREIADLNMSVSDSLEKTSTDNFSSIQELSATTEEIASSSEFVTGTVEQEIESLSLLTEKAGELSILIEKISNGIQIVKTATESMKQVANESESDLSFLVKTIEGISNSSDKIGKIVDIINEIAEKVELLALNASIESARAGEAGRGFAVVASEITKLADQTSQSILEIRKIVANNSEEAKAGKVAVGTSVNSWRVITSGVDSIFSGLNEMILLLPEELKIKDKLEESIIAIKERSMSINASTNEQKSALQEIASKVYRINESVEESNGSAKTLKARASEMNSQTNRLRDLVDSFRIH
- a CDS encoding YjgN family protein, which translates into the protein MENSTTRAKFDGDGWDLLKLYLFNALATISTLGIYSFWARVRVERYLRQHTIFLGQRFDFHATGLERFLGFLKAAPIAIILFCAIKFPLKWWVFTAELEPLSNVIPIFLLLYILGPFIFVGRLRFHLSRTSYNNIRFHFAGRVLELVKIFLVGLPLIIVTFGFYSSWFTIRLKRFQIENTYYGNAGFKFHGTGGSLFWIHLKGFLLILPTLGFYASWWQANVYNYYWNQTTVNGIRFKSDLKGEDILVYTIISYVSILFTIGLVFPWIAVIWYKLFYEAISLEVEPDLTQIQPEYDKGASALAEGFESSLEALADIFD
- a CDS encoding uracil-DNA glycosylase encodes the protein MSEISKEQELEIIAKEVAPCVRCKLSTTRTQTVFGEGNPNAEVMFIGEGPGKQEDLTGRPFVGKAGELLTRIIERGMGVPRDSVYIANITKCRPTVDLKFEKDRPPEDDEVIACSPFLLRQISIIQPKVIITLGNPSTRFILRTKEGITKLRGHWGDFHGIPVMPTYHPSYVIRNGGENSPLKRDVWEDIKKVLDRLDWKRPG
- a CDS encoding M48 family metallopeptidase; the encoded protein is MKDKLYDGKTAIPFQGDLVPEKDKLVFLSEQKSFSFQYSDILNLDPVGREFRLEIRNPENPRFSFVIVFYSKESYSSILVGRKSQKKFPFLDIWQNTNFALKIGALILTAFLAFSVYNTVLSYAYIFVPTSYDKKQSEVMSGWVRDYFSECSSPSLKSTMKKISKKLKDVDDPFDYNIIVIDDEVFNAFAMPGGTIVVFTELLKKTETPEELAGVLAHEMAHIHKRHGVRRQISSAGNVLLLSLGIGSGFEGVDMLENMDSLYEVLSVTIYDQKFSREYESEADEVALEKLKKSNLTGEGFLTFFKRIQEEYDAPVEGEEEQETVKVPDFLSSHPATEDRIEYVKNIISHPEYPKGKLGISNKEWNRIRELCSPVKPKKEFKNPLGL